A part of Ziziphus jujuba cultivar Dongzao chromosome 8, ASM3175591v1 genomic DNA contains:
- the LOC107413464 gene encoding LOW QUALITY PROTEIN: cucumisin (The sequence of the model RefSeq protein was modified relative to this genomic sequence to represent the inferred CDS: inserted 1 base in 1 codon), translating into MNYIPSSSMAISWLFLFTLISTLLAMAHSSSADQHHDRKVYIVYMGDKPKEEVSTSPLHLNMLEKVVSSNDIVPAESLLRSYKRSFNGFAAKLTKEEADKIAGMKGVVSVFQSRKLKLHTTKSWDFIGFPQQVKRTKMESDVIIGVIDTGIWPESASFDDKGFGPPPAKWKGTCQASSNFTCNNKIIGAKYYKANKQFSETDIQSPRDSDGHGTHTASTAAGGIVNKASELGFGFGTARGGVPSARIAVYKVSWSDGINDADILAAYDDLIADGVDIVSASIGPSSPEDYFMDGLAIGSFHAMRKGILTSTAAGNEGPNPATLSGFAPWLLSVAASTINRKFLTKVRLGNNKIFGGIHINPFDLKNKTFPLIYGLDAPNSEDDVSGAYSRFCRKDSLDKKLVKGKIVYCDSNLDETGPFLAGAAGFIGKGRVFGEASFNMPLPGTYLNHNEASEVYKYLVTSSKPVATIYRSEEVTDTQSPYVPFFSSRGPNPITPNLLKPDIAAPGSQILAAWSPMAPITELGVKGLGYNIESGTSMACPHATAAAAYVKSFHPTWSPAAIRSSLITTAKPMSSKINPEAEFAYGAGLIXPVKAPYPGLVYDADELDYVKFLCGEGYSNDEILQSITGNDKLKCSKGSSRSATDLNYPSFALSTLPSQSITHVFHRTVTNVGSANSKYKAKVVAPQGINVIVSPSVLSFTSIGQKLSFSVELKGKIDGIIASASLVWDDGTFQARSPIVVYIAP; encoded by the exons ATGAATTATATCCCATCTTCATCAATGGCTATTTCTTGGCTCTTCCTCTTCACTCTCATTTCCACTCTGCTCGCCATGGCTCATTCCTCATCTGCTGATCAACATCATGACCGAAAG GTTTATATTGTGTACATGGGTGACAAGCCAAAAGAAGAAGTTTCCACATCTCCTCTTCACCTAAATATGCTGGAAAAGGTCGTAAGCAG CAATGATATTGTCCCAGCTGAATCTCTCCTCCGTAGCTATAAAAGGAGTTTCAATGGTTTTGCTGCCAAGCTCACAAAGGAAGAAGCAGATAAAATAGCTG GAATGAAGGGTGTGGTGTCAGTATTCCAAAGTCGAAAATTAAAGCTTCATACAACAAAGTCATGGGATTTCATTGGATTCCCACAGCAAGTTAAGAGAACCAAAATGGAAAGCGACGTCATCATAGGAGTGATTGACACTGGAATTTGGCCAGAATCTGCTAGTTTTGATGACAAAGGATTCGGTCCACCACCTGCCAAATGGAAGGGAACTTGCCAAGCCTCGTCCAACTTTACTTGTAACAA CAAAATTATCGGAGCAAAGTACTACAAAGCCAATAAACAATTTTCAGAAACCGATATACAATCACCAAGAGATTCAGATGGCCATGGGACACACACAGCATCTACAGCAGCCGGAGGCATAGTGAACAAAGCAAGTGAATTGGGATTCGGGTTTGGGACAGCAAGAGGAGGAGTTCCATCAGCTCGTATTGCTGTCTATAAAGTAAGCTGGTCTGACGGCATTAATGATGCTGACATTCTTGCAGCGTACGATGATTTAATTGCTGACGGCGTCGATATAGTCTCGGCTTCTATTGGACCATCGTCGCCTGAAGACTATTTCATGGATGGATTGGCAATTGGATCCTTTCATGCTATGAGAAAAGGAATATTGACCTCTACCGCTGCTGGTAATGAAGGTCCAAACCCTGCCACTCTCTCAGGCTTCGCACCTTGGCTTCTTTCTGTTGCTGCTTCCACTATTAATCGAAAGTTTTTGACCAAGGTTCGGTTGGGTAACAACAAGATTTTTGGG GGTATTCATATAAACCCATTTGACCTCAAGAATAAAACATTTCCCTTAATATATGGTTTAGACGCACCAAACAGCGAAGACGATGTTAGTGGGGCTTATTCCAG ATTTTGCCGCAAAGACTCGTTGGACAAAAAATTGGTGAAGGGTAAAATTGTTTACTGCGATAGCAATTTAGATGAAACAGGACCCTTTTTGGCTGGTGCAGCTGGTTTTATAGGTAAAGGCAGAGTTTTTGGAGAAGCAAGTTTCAATATGCCTTTGCCTGGAACTTACCTTAATCATAACGAAGCTAGTGAAGTTTACAAGTATCTTGTAACCAGCag CAAGCCTGTTGCAACCATATATAGAAGTGAGGAGGTTACTGATACACAGTCCCCTTACGTACCCTTTTTTTCATCAAGAGGTCCAAATCCAATCACTCCCAATCTTCTCAAA CCAGATATAGCGGCCCCAGGATCTCAAATTCTAGCAGCGTGGTCTCCAATGGCTCCAATTACAGAATTAGGTGTTAAAGGATTGGGGTATAATATAGAGTCAGGAACATCAATGGCTTGCCCACATGCTACCGCTGCAGCTGCATATGTCAAGTCATTCCATCCTACATGGTCCCCTGCTGCTATCAGATCCTCCCTCATCACTACTG ctAAGCCCATGAGTTCCAAGATCAACCCTGAAGCCGAATTTGCATATGGTGCTGGCCTGA ACCCTGTCAAGGCTCCTTATCCTGGTTTGGTTTATGATGCTGATGAGCTTGACTATGTAAAGTTTTTGTGTGGAGAAGGCTACAGTAATGACGAAATTTTGCAGTCCATAACAGGGAATGATAAACTCAAGTGTTCCAAAGGGAGTAGTAGATCAGCCACTGACCTAAATTATCCTTCCTTTGCTCTTTCAACCTTACCTTCACAATCAATCACTCATGTATTTCATAGGACAGTTACAAATGTTGGATCAgcaaattccaaatataaagcTAAAGTGGTTGCCCCGCAAGGAATAAATGTAATCGTGAGCCCTAGCGTTTTATCTTTCACATCTATTGGGCAAAAGCTATCGTTTTCCGTCGAGCTGAAAGGGAAAATAGATGGAATAATTGCCTCTGCTTCTTTGGTGTGGGATGATGGCACTTTCCAAGCGAGAAGCCCCATCGTTGTCTATATTGCTCCGTGA